The Sinomicrobium kalidii region CTATAAAACATCCTAATCTACTAAGAGTTTCAGCTATCACCTTGAAACTGTTGCATGAAAAATCTGAATGTTTTGTGATAGGCAGCAAGAACTGGTGTCCTGCTTCAAATAAGTGGGGGTATTTAGTGCGGGGGAGTGAGGGGGAAATAAAAGGTTAGTATTGTAGAGCCTAGAAGAATAAAGGGCTATTTCCTTATTCTATAATTCTCTTTAACTTCTAAGAGCTGCTTTCCCTTTCCATCATTGGGATAAAAACAGCCCTTTAGAGGCTAGGAGGTTTAAGGAAGGTTGATAAAAATTCCAAGTTGGGAAGAATTCAAAAATTCAGCTCAAATAAAAAAGGCTTAAAAAATCAGTCTTTTATATCTGGCTCAAAAAAAGTTTTTGCTTGTAAAAGGGGGTGGGGGAGTTTCCCCTCAGAGATAAAGGGGGGTACTTAATATGAGGTCCCTTGTACATGTATAATATTGGGATCTCCGGATTTTTTTAATTTTTTTTTATAGTATTTTAGCAATACACAAAAATTGAACTATGCCTACACTACACTGGATAGGAAAAGACAAGGTTATAAATCATCATCAAGATGTACCATATAAAATTCTTGAGAAAAGATACACATACTGCAATGGAATAGAAACCAAAAACGCCACAAGTGACAACAAAATAATACACGGAGATAATCTTGAAGCCTTAAAAAGTCTATTGCCTGAGTATGAAGGTAAAATTAAGTGTATTTATATAGACCCTCCTTACAATACCGGGAATGAAGGTTGGGTATATAATGATAATGTAAGCCATCCCAAACTGAAAAAATGGTTAGGTGAAGTAGTAGGTAAAGAGGGAGAGGATTTAAGCAGGCATGATAAATGGCTATGTATGATATACCCTAGGCTTAAATTATTGCATAAACTATTAGCAGATGATGGTGTCATTTTCATAAGTATTGATGACAATGAATATCAACATCTAAAATTAATTTGTGATGAAATTTTTAGTAGAAAGAATTTCATTACAACCTTTACATGGAGGACAGATGGTAACTTTGATAATCAGGCTAAAATTAAAATAAATCATGAGTATATTTTATGTTATAGCAAAAGAGCAGGGTATTTTGAATTTCCGGAACTAATTGATTTGAATGTTGAAGAGACAAGTAAATTATTCAATAATAAAATTATAAATACAATAGTTAAAAATGGCCCTAAAAATCCAATAAGTAAAATTAAATTACCTATTGGTTTTAAAACGAATTTTAAAAGTGGGATCATAAAAAAAAGAGAAGATTCTTTTCCTTTTTTCCATAGTGATGCCATAGTAGATGATTATAAGCTACAAAATAATGTTATTGTTGAAAGTGGATGGAGTTCTAAAAGAATTTTTGAACTCTTTTTGGCAAACAACTTAGAACCAGTAATAGATACCAAAGGACAATTGACTAAATTCTATTTGACTGAGAATGGAGCGATAGAAAGTGAGAAAACTAGAGAAAAACAAAGTCATGTTATTAGTTCATTGATGAATATGGGAAGTACTCAAAATATGAGTAATGAACTTAAAACTATGGGGTTCTCTTTCTCATTTCCAAAACCAGTTACTTTAATAAAGTATCTAATCTCAGTATTTAATAGTAAAGATTTTTATATTCTTGATTCTTTTGCTGGATCTGGAACCACTGCACATGCTGTACTAAATCTTAATAAAGAAGACGGGGGTAACAGAAAATTCATCTTAGTAGAAATGGAAGACTATGCCAATACCATTACTGCTGAAAGAATAAAAAGAGTAATAGATGGTTATGGTAAAGACAAAAAAAATGTAGAAGGTACAGGAGGAGATTTTGATTACTATGAGTTAGGGGCTCCTCTATTTTTAAATAATGAACTTTTAAATGAAGAAGTAGGCATTGAAAGAATACAGGAATATGTATGGTATAGTGAAACCAGAAGTCCTTACGAACCTCAAGAAGAACATTATCTTTTAGGAGCCTATAACGGCACTGCTTACTATTTCTATTATGAAAGAGATAGGCTTACTACCCTTGATGATAGTTTTTTAAGAGTCATAAAAACCAAAGCAGAACAATATATAATCTATGCAGATAATTGTTTGTTAGATGATAGGCTAATGGACAAGTATCACATTATCTTTAAGAAGATACCAAGAGATATAAGTAGATTTTAAAGAACAAACCAAGAATTGTTGTGCATGAAACAAATCAACCAATGGAATTAAAACCATATCAAAAACAAGTTATAAAGGATTTAGAAAGCTATTTAGAGAATCTACAAATCCATCAATCCCCAGCCAAAGCCTTCAATGCCTATTGGGAAGATAAAATTGGAGAATATACCATCAATCTTGATGGCACTACTACAGGAATGAGACCTTATAAGGATAACATTCCTGGAGCCATACACGTAGCAGCTAAAGTTCCTACCGCTGGTGGAAAAACCTTTATAGCCTGTAATGCCCTACATACTATAAATAAATATTTTAATCAAGGAAACCCGAAAGCTGTGGTATGGTTAGTACCTTGGTCTAACCTCTTACAGCAAACAATTAAAAATCTTTCAGACTTGAGCCACCCATACAGAGAAAAGCTAAACAGTCTCTTCAATGGCAGGGTTGAAGTTTATGAAAAAGAGGATTTGCTCCAGGGGACTAATTTTAACCCAACCTCTGTAACAGAACAACTCAACATTTTTGTTTTCAATTTTAGCAGTCTAAGGATCAATTCCCAAAAAAAAGAGGATAGGAAAGTATTTCAAGAAAATGGAGCATTAGAACCTTTTAAAGATGTAATTATTAATGAAGATTTGATATTACCTCATACAGATGAAACTGCTTTAATTAATGTGATTAGGAGTTTAAATCCTGTGGTTATTGTTGATGAAAGCCACAACGCAGAAAGTGATTTAAGTGTAGAGATGCTTAATAACTTGAATCCTTCCTTAGTTTTAGACCTTACTGCAACCCCAAAAGAGAATAGTAATATAATCAGTTTTGTAAATGCTATGGCTCTTAAAAAAGAGCACATGGTAAAACTACCTGTAGTGGTTTATAATCACCACAGAAAAGAAGAAGTTATTAGTAGCGCTTTACAATTACAAAGACAACTGGAACTTCTAGCCAGAGAGGAAGAAAAAGAAACCGGCAGATATATTAGACCAATCATTTTGTTTCAAGCCCAATCCAATATAAAGGGTAAGAACAATACTACTTTTCAAAAGATAAAAGAGCAGTTAATCAAACTTAAAATCCCAGAGGAACAAGTAAAAATCAAGGTTAGTGGAATAGATGAGCTTAAAGACATAGATCTTATGGCTAAAGATTGTCCTGTAAGGTATATTATTACCATCAATGCCTTAAAGGAAGGTTGGGATTGTCCTAATGCCTATATCCTTGCATCCCTAGCAGATAAATCTTCTCCTGTGGAAGTAGAGCAGATTTTAGGAAGAGTGTTGAGGCAACCTTATGTTACTAAGCACAAAAATCAATTATTAAATCTATCTTTTGTTTTAACAGCTTCATCCAAGTTCAATGAAACATTGGACAGCATTGTTAAGGGATTACAGGATTCCGGGTTTAGTAAAGAAGATTATTATGCAGAAGAACAACCGGAAGAGAAAAAAACTATTGATGAAGTGCTACAGGAAGAGTTATTTGGAACTGATGATGACACCATAAAGCCTGATGATGATTTTGATTTAGATGCTGTGGATTTTAATCCTTCAGATGAATTGAGTATAGAAGATATAAACCAACAAAATCCAATAATCAACCATATTACAGAAAAAGCTAAAGTTGAAGGTGATGCTTTTGAAGAAAAAGTGAAAGAAGTGGATATGGATGACGTTTCTAATTATTTATCTCAGGTTATGAACAAACAACCCAAAAAGTATGCTATTGATAGTCAGTTTAAGGATGTCGCAGGCAACATTAAGTTACCACAGTTCTTTAAAAAAGTAGATGAAAATGAATTGCATGATAATATCTTATTTGAAGAATTGGGAACCAATGAAACCTTCTTGAATAAAAATAGTTTATTAGATGGTTTTTTATTGTCTAACCAGGACTCAAAAATAGATTTTGACGAAAGTTCAGCAGATATTTACAAAGTAGATTTTGATGAAAGCAAAAGGACTACTGCTGTTAAAAAACTATCCCAAAGGGCAAAAAACATACTCCTTGACAATATCCTATCCAAACCAAAGGAAAGTCAGATTTCTGATGTGAGTAGTATGATTGTGTCCAAATTGGGTGATATGACACCTATTTCTGAACAAGAGTTAAAAAAGTATGTGAGTAGGGTTTTTGACAACCTGAACACTGAACAAGTTAGGGATATAGTGGATAATGATTTTATCTACATTAGAAAAATCAAAGATAAGATTAATAGCTTAACCCAGATTTATGCTAAAGAAAGATTTCAAATACTGCTGGATGCTAATGAAATTATAGTTAAGGACAACTTCACTTTTTCTGATACTATCATGCCTCTTTACCCAAGTACTCCTATATCCAAATCACTCTATGAAAGAGAGGAAAAAATGAACAATTATGAACAGGATATGATACTAGAAATAGCTTCATTAGAAAATATTGAGTTCTGGCATAGGAACCTTGAAAGAGGAAAAGGCTTTTATTTAAATGGCTTTAGCTCTAACCATTATCCTGATTTTATCCTCTATACCAAAAAAGGTAATATCATTTTATTAGAAACTAAAGGTGATGTATATGATAATGATGATAGTAGGGATAAAAACAGGTTGGGTAAAATATGGGCACAGAAAGCTGGAGATAACTATAAATATTTTATGGTGTTTCAATCTAAGGATGTGCCTGACACCTATACAGCTAAAAGTATAATAGAGGTGTTGAAGAAATTGTAGAGCAGTATGGGGAATATAGCAACAAATACTATTCAACAACTTGAAAAGCTGAATTCAAGAGGTATGGATGTTGATTACTCGGATGAAAAAGTCAAGGAGATTTTATTAGACATTGGATACTATAGATTGGGGTTTTATTGGAATCCCTTTGAAATCAATGGTAATTATCAATTTAGAGAGGGAACAAAATTATCTGATGTGGTAAAGCTGTATTATTTGGATGTTGACTTAAGAAACTTACTTATCAAATATATCAATAGAATTGAAATTAATTTTAGAACCAAACTTGTGTATTATGTATCGAATAAACATAAATATTCCCCCACTTGGTTTATTCACCCTGATATAATGTTCAATTCGTTTATATCATCATTTGATCAACACTATTCTGATGAGTTCAAAAGAAATAATAAACCAATTAAATTGCATCATAACAAGTATATAAATGATAAATATGCGCCAGCATGGAAGACATTAGAATTTTTTACTTTTGGTGTGGTTCTTAAGATATTCAAGTCGTTGAAAGATAATGATATACAAGAAAGGATTTCTAAATGTTATGAAATAAGAAACCTTAAAAAATTTATTAATCTTTTTGAAACAATTGTTTACATTAGAAATGTATGTTCTCATGGTGGAGTTTTATTTGATTTAAATACACCAAAGGGAATATCTATTTTACCTGGTATTAATTTTAATGACAATAATAGGCACTCACTAGACTCTACTATCAAAATTATTCTGTTCATTTTAGGAAAGATTTCAGAAAGTAGGAAAACAGAACTTGAAACAAGGATAAAGGAACTATTTGAAAGCCATAAAGATAATGAGGTACTTAAATCAATTATAGAAAATAAAATTGGATATGAATTTGAATAAAGGCAGATACTTGCATATATGCAAGTAATTATGTATCTTTGTATGCTCTAAAGTGCCCTATTATTCAAGCAATAATACTGCACTATAAAAGAATAATATAAACCCAGACTTGCTCTGGGTTTTTCATTTTAAGATCCAATCTCTTTTAAAATTACCTCCAGAAGAACAGGGAAGATTACATAAGCCCTATACAAAGTTATTGTTTCATCCGTCTTCCAAGAAAGAAAAGGCTTTCTAATATTTTGCCCTCCATGCCAAAAAGGTAGAATGGTCTGTCAAAACTCATTTTTAATTTTTATATCCGAAGAAAAAATCTAATTTACACTAGAACATTATCTAATATCGTTTTGACTTTATTACTGGATTTAATTCCCTCTCAAGAAAAATCTCTAAAGCAGCAACCCAATGATAATGATCTGGGTTCAGAACATTGAATAATAGAACTTTTGAGTTTGGAGTGTCAGGTAAATATTTCATTTCAAAGGTTTCATTTCTGGTATTAGCATGAATATGCTCCAACGCTCTTTTTCTACTATTTGTAAGATGTCTGCCTACTTTAATAATTTTATTTGACACAATAAAAACATAAACGCCTGGATGATAGATAAACTCCTTTGTTGAACTTGACAAATCGGCTACATTCTCTTCTATAATCACAAATTTGTCCGAGACACATTGAAATTCTTGTTCAAATATTCTTTTTACTTGTAAAATCATGTTGCAGGTTGGAATGAAAACTGTATAGTTAATATTCTTTACAACTTTCTGAAAGGGGTAAATTGTCCTCATATATCTTGAAATACAAACTCATTTATATTAATATTCCATTTTTTATCAGCTAAATTAGCTGTTGCCCAAGTTACCCCTTGATTTTTTTGTTTTTTCTGATAAATTTGAATTAGGACTCTCTCTGCTTTAAAAAAAAGATTTTCATGTAAATATTTTGACAATTCCAATATCTGCTTTTTAGGAATAGTCATATCCAGTTTTATTACAACATCCCCTCTTTTTATTATCTCATAATAATCTCTTTCTATTAATTCTATATTTACCGTTTTCGTTTTATCTCTATCTGAAAATGTATATTGTTTCATGAATGAAACCTCTGAATTACTAACATCTTCTATCAATTTTCGATTAAATCGATAGCTATTCCTTTGTTGAGTTAGTTGGTAGTATTTAATCTGTCTACCTTTTAGGCGATTAACCATTTCATCTTTCAATGTATCCGGCATTCTTACCCCAAAATAGATAGATTTCAATGCGCTTGGATGGTAAAAGAATTCTCCAAAAAAATCTGTTATTATCCTATACTCCTCCTCATAACTCCATCTCTTTGATTTAAAGCCAAGTAGTTTTTGTATTAGTTTTTCACTTTTTATGCTAGCTATGTCTTTTAGAAGGTCTACTTCCGGAGGAGTGTTAGAATATTTAATGGGAAAAGAATAGGTTTTATTCTTCTTATATCCATTCTTTAAGAGATTCAGGTCATATTCAATACAAAATCCTTTATGAGAATTACTATAGTGAGCCCAAAGAAGTTCATCATCATATCTTTTGGATAATGAAAAAACCCCTATCTTTTCTTTAAGAGAGATAAAACCATTGAGGGCTTTTTCAACCGGCACAAAATTTTCTTTAAATTTTTCTCCAAAAAGCCATTGAAGAGAATCTCTTTGTTTTTCAAATTTGTCTAAGGTTAATAATGCCTCACAAGGGTCATTGAGTGTTTTTAAATTAGCACCCCAGAAAAAATTTTTTTCAAGGGCAAATAAATCCCTCCTGAATGTTTCCTCGCTTCCTGCTCTATATTTGTATACCAACATTTTATTCGTTAACATTGATTCCTGATTTTTTCTTCCTACTCGTCATAATCACTAAATGCTTCATCAACTTCCTCTGCAATTAACTCACAATGTTTTAAATAGGCAGGATCAGCTTCAGCGTCAAGTCTATCATAACAAACAAGCCTAATATCAATAGCATCTCGTACTTTATCCGCTGCAACCACTGGGTCAAGTTTTCTAACTTCTACATGAAAAAGAAAAAGATTGAAAGCGATAATCAAATCCAATGGGGTTATATTATTTCTTGGGCCACATACAAACTCAATTTGTTCGCAACAATTAAACATTTTCCATGCAACTTGATTAAGTCCTCCTCGACAACATGAATGTAAAAAAATTGAATTAGCCTTATAACATTCACTTGCACAAATCATTGCTGCAAATTGAATCCAAGTTATATTAAGTGTTCCTGAGATATTTCCAAAATTGGTGTCGCACCCGTGAGTAGCAAGGTAGATATAATCATATTTAGATCCATTATGCAATGCCTTTGTTAAATCATTTTTAGTTTTTACATCATATTGGTCACTCTTGATCCCATACAATTCTATTTGACTGGTTATATTTTTCACTTCGGCTTGTTCAATATCTTCGCTTGCGACCAAAACCAATAACGTTTTCATATCTATCATGAATTTTGTTTAGATATAAGTGTTTTAATTATCAAACCTCTTAATTCCTCAACTTTTTTCAACCCCTTTTCCACCTGTATAAGCTGTGCTTTAAATTCTTTTTTACTTTCTATTTTATCCGTAAAGGCACGTATAGCAATATTATTCTTATATTTTATCAATTCTACCCATTTGGGTAGTTTACCCTTAATATTGTTGTCAAAATCAACTGGGAACCCCTTAAATTCAGCATCAATATAGCCTTTCCTCAATTTATGGTAAAACACAATACCATTTAAGTTATCATCATACAGTGCTGGCCAATCACTATTCTGTGGTACTATTTTAGGTTCTTTCATCTTTAGGCTGGGATAATGTTTTTCCTTATAACTCCAGTAAGAATACCAAAACTTTTGTACAGGTTCACTATTAACAGGTTGATACCTCCTTCTTAATTTTTCGATAGCTATTTTTAACAACGTACTCTTAAATCTATTTCTTAACGTATCAACAGAATTAAACCGATTTCTAATTGTTTCATACGTTACAAATAGTTCAAAGTCATTTTGATTATTACAATAGGATTGAGGGGCAATTAAAATGCAATATGCTTCGTCACAATATCTTTGGATAACATATTTTTCCCCTCTTTCTCTATACCTATCTGACTGGCTTTTCTGGAAAGAAGCATCTAACTTATTCTCAATCAAGACATATATTTTTTTATTGAGAATAGAAGTATAGGAAAATATAATATCCGTTTCTCCCAAACCAAAATCTGAAATGCTTTTCCACGCCCCATTTGAAGTAAGTAATGCGGGTAGGCTTAATTCCTGGATAAGCCATTCACAAAAAGTATTGTCAGAGGATAACTCTTCTAACAAAATCAAATCAATGTCTCTTTCCTGAACCGTTTCTACTGGTATTAGTTTATCATCCATGATTTAATAAAACTAAACAATTTATTCAAAAAAGTTTGTTTTTTGGGTATAGTAGTCGCCTACACTGGAAACCTAACGAGGCTTAATTCTGACATTGAAGAACAATGCTTTTCGGGTACAATTTTTTCTCGCATCATATTTTTATTGTCAAAGTGTCGTGATATTTCTTGAGTTTTAGTAGTATAATCATTGAACTTTTGTCCATCCTCATCCTCCCATTCATAATAGAATATTTGTATTGATTTACAATTTTTATGCTCAAAAATTCTTTTTAACATTACCCTGTCTGAAAGTCCACAGGAATGCCCCACGATAAAGACCTGATACCCCTCTGACTGTTCAATAAATCTTAATAACCTGTAATAGTTATCTGTCTTAAAATATCCGAATGATTTTATATGCCTAAGAAGTTCATTATCATTCAGTTTTTCCATTACATCATAATGATCGTCGGTTTCATCTCCATAGCCAAAGATTATAGGGTTTTGGTCTAAGTTCTTTATATCTCCATGTATGAAGTTGTAATCGACATGAACCTCTCGGTTTTCAAATGAATTTGAATGATTACCATATTTATAAATAGTATCTGTGTAATTAAAATTCAAAATCTGAATATTTTGGGGATAATGATCTTCTTCTTTTAATTCCAACTTTTCTATTTCTCGTTCAATGAATTTTCCTTTAAATCCATTCCAGAAATGCCCCTGAGCCACATTGTTAACAGTGTGAGGAATGTCTGTCACTTCATGCAAATATTCAACAAACCTGTTTCTTAGGAAATCTAATTCAGAGTTAAGGAATTTTACATTGTCTTTAACATCTTCATTGTACATTTTGTTACCTTTTTTGTCTCTAACATTGATGATTTCAAGTAATGAGTCATAATACATTCCTTCAATGTCTACCCAATTATAATTCCTTCCCCCCTCCTTCATGATATTGTAAGTCTTCTTTATTATCGTTTCCGGATACTTAACCCGTTTTTTCCTGGGCATTACATCGTAATCAATAAAAGTTCCCTCTTTAAGATTGTCAGGAAAAGAAAATTCTACCCCAAAACTCCTTTCAAGGTCAGTTAGTCCTTTAACATCTGTAATACTCTCCAATTTCCTCCTAAAACCATTATCTCCACTAACGCCCTGTGAAACTTTGGTCTCAATTAAAAAGAGCCCTTCTTTTGTTTTCGTAGTGTTATATTTAAATCCATCTCTTTTTTTTTCTCCAACACTAAGAGCTTTTCTGATTTCCTTTTTTAATAAATCAATTATAAAATCCTGATATTTAGTTTTGAGACCATGAGCTAAATCAAAGCCATTTCCAAGAAGTATAAGTCTATTCATTTCGGTGTTACTTAGGTTGTCGATGTACAAGATACAGAATTATGGCATTATGTATTTTACGGCTTTCCGTAATTTATTTTTGCTGTAATCATTAAATTTGATACTTATCACTAAAATAAATTCAAAATGACCAATAAGGAATTACTAAAGGAATTATCTCCACTTATCAAAAATGACAGGGAATCTGCTAAGCTATTTTATGACTTAGTTAGAAATAATTATCAAATAGATACTGCGAAGGGTAATGTTTCCCGTAGCTATTTTGAAAGAGAACTTGAGTTGTTGAAGGTTATAATTCAAATAGCAGATAAAGACTTATTCTATCAAAAATATGTTGCAAATGCTTCTTATATATACAAACTACTTCAGGAAAATGGGGTGGATAAATAAATCATTTTCTATCTACATCTTATTATAAGTTGGCTAAATGAAACTTAGAACACAAAATGAAATACCCTATATTACTACCTGATTACTTGTCTGATTTTTCAGAATTCATTGCATTTTGGAGTAAGCAATATTATTATCCAACCAACATTTCTTATTATTCAGAGAACATCCACAAAAAAGAATACACAGAAGAAGATATTACAGATCTATATACATGGAAAAACGGGATGAAACTGAGTGTAAAGAAGGAAAAATCTCTGCAAGAAAAAATTCTTGCAAAATTGGAGATATTAAATGTCTATAAAAAAGAGAAGGAATTGCCTTTAAATGCTTTTTTAAGTGAATTTAAAGGAGTGAGTTTTGTCTGGAAAATTTTCTTGCTACATATCCTAAAACCGGATCAATACCCTATTTATGACCAGCATATACATAGGGCGTTTAAGTATCTCCATCCTGAAAATGGGAACTTACAAAAAGTCAGTAAGAATGAATTTTATTTCGATCATTATCTACTATTTATCAAACAACAAGGAGTAAAAGACTTGAAAAAATTAGATGAAGCATTTTTCGCCTTTGGCCAATTCTTGAACACCAAGAAATATAGAACTTTATTGAACACGCGAACAAATGTAAATTTTTAATAATGAGTGTTTTGAATGATATAAAACGGATTGTTTGGCATGAGTTTGGCCATTTATGTGTTAATAGCATAATGGTTAAGAGTGTTAAAGATATTGATTTAAACATAGCAAGGCTTACTATTCATTACTTAAATATGGTAGATGGGGCTAAATGGGGTGGATGTGTACAAGTTTTACCAGACCCAGGATATGAAAGGGCAGTTAAAAATTTGAATTATTTTAGTTTAAAGTCGATCTCCTTATTCTCGGGATGTTTATTTGAGACTCTTTACTTAAATGTAATACAAGGTCTTGATAAAGGGATTTTTGACTGCTTTTGTAATAAATCAAATTGTACAGGGATAGGAGACTTCTATACCTATAATTCTTTAATTTCTGAATTATTGAAGCAAAAGGATAGAGAAGGGGGAAGTAAAGTTGTAAGGCTCCCTAAAAAACAAAGCGTTCTTAATTAGAAAAACGTTTAAATTTAGGGTAATGAAAAAAACACGACACACCGAAACACAGATCATCAAGATCTTAAAGTCTCAGGAAGCCGGACAGTCTGTTACAGACCTCTGCCGGGAGCATGGCATCAGCCAGGCTACTTTTTATAACTGGAAGAGTAAATTTGGAGGTATGGACGCCAGCCAACTCAAGAAAATGAAAGAGATGGAGGCAGAACTGTCTCAATTCAAGCGGATGTATGCCGATCTTGCTTTAGAAAACAATGCATTAAAAAACCTGATCGAAAAAAAGCTCTAAGGCCTGTCGATAAACGAGCAGCAGTTGGATATTTAGTCAAAGAGGAACACTTAAGTATCCGGCGGGCCTGTACAGCACTCAACCTAAGCCTATCGGTTTACTATTATCGTTTTAGATCCAAGACAGAAGATCGACAAATCATAGATGAATTAGAGAAATTGGCTGAGGCTTATCCTACTTATGGTTTTAAAAAGATGTTTTACTTGTTACGGGCCAAAGGATATCTGTGGAACCATAAGCGGGTTTATAGGGTTTATGTAATGATGCGCCTCAACATTCGGCGAAAACGCAAGAGAAGGCTCCCTGCCCGTGTCAAAGTACCTCATATCATACCTGTGAACTGTAATATTACCTGGAGTATGGATTTTATGCAGGATACCTTGATAAGTGGGAAGAGTTTTAGAACATTTAATGTGATTGACGACCATAACAGGGAAGCTCTTATGATAGGGATTGACACTTCTTTGAGTGCCCGACGTATTGTACGGGATCTGGATAAACTCATTCAGTGGAGAGGTGCCCCTCAAGTGGTAAGGGTGGATAATGGCCCTGAGTTTACTTCAGCTGTATTTGACTCCTGGGCGCGTAAGCATAAGATCAAGATATGTTTCATACAACCAGGAAAGCCTACTCAGAACTCTTTGATAGAACGGTTTAACGGCTCTTATAGAAAAGAGGTTTTAGATGCGCATTTGTTTTTTGAATTAAACCATGTCAGAGACCAAACACAAACATGGTTATGGAATTACAATAATGTTAGGCCACACAAATCCTTGGGATATAAAACACCAGTAGATTTTATAGTACAACGAAGCAAAACGCGGTTTGCTTCCCTTATAATCGACCAACACTTAAGGGAAAATACTATATTTGAAAGTGCTTCTGTTTAGGGGAGCCTTACAAAGTTATCAGGGGAAATGTTGAGGTCATAAAGTTTTTACACACAAAAATTATATATGATTTTTGGGAGCTTAACAAAGAGAAAATGGAATTTATATATGCAATAGAGCCCAAGGTGAATGAACTGGCAAAAAGTGTTTATAAGGGATTTATAAAAGAAGAAAAACCTTCTAAATAT contains the following coding sequences:
- a CDS encoding IS3 family transposase (programmed frameshift) — protein: MKKTRHTETQIIKILKSQEAGQSVTDLCREHGISQATFYNWKSKFGGMDASQLKKMKEMEAELSQFKRMYADLALENNALKNLIEKKPLRPVDKRAAVGYLVKEEHLSIRRACTALNLSLSVYYYRFRSKTEDRQIIDELEKLAEAYPTYGFKKMFYLLRAKGYLWNHKRVYRVYVMMRLNIRRKRKRRLPARVKVPHIIPVNCNITWSMDFMQDTLISGKSFRTFNVIDDHNREALMIGIDTSLSARRIVRDLDKLIQWRGAPQVVRVDNGPEFTSAVFDSWARKHKIKICFIQPGKPTQNSLIERFNGSYRKEVLDAHLFFELNHVRDQTQTWLWNYNNVRPHKSLGYKTPVDFIVQRSKTRFASLIIDQHLRENTIFESASV
- a CDS encoding AbiH family protein; its protein translation is MNRLILLGNGFDLAHGLKTKYQDFIIDLLKKEIRKALSVGEKKRDGFKYNTTKTKEGLFLIETKVSQGVSGDNGFRRKLESITDVKGLTDLERSFGVEFSFPDNLKEGTFIDYDVMPRKKRVKYPETIIKKTYNIMKEGGRNYNWVDIEGMYYDSLLEIINVRDKKGNKMYNEDVKDNVKFLNSELDFLRNRFVEYLHEVTDIPHTVNNVAQGHFWNGFKGKFIEREIEKLELKEEDHYPQNIQILNFNYTDTIYKYGNHSNSFENREVHVDYNFIHGDIKNLDQNPIIFGYGDETDDHYDVMEKLNDNELLRHIKSFGYFKTDNYYRLLRFIEQSEGYQVFIVGHSCGLSDRVMLKRIFEHKNCKSIQIFYYEWEDEDGQKFNDYTTKTQEISRHFDNKNMMREKIVPEKHCSSMSELSLVRFPV